A DNA window from Chitinibacter fontanus contains the following coding sequences:
- a CDS encoding glycosyl hydrolase family 18 protein, which yields MQTKFVMRTIALGIFVAAGSAQAANCAAPWSSATVYSAGGTLVSQNGHNYSNKWWTQGDDPSKSADWGVWADQGVCTTGTVTPAPTAVATATPTVIPSSAPTVKPTTAPATPSPIPSAKPTATPAVTTPPVGACVIWAEGASYKAGDVVSYNGVTYTATSAHTAYVGAGWTPATTPTLWKVGGSCDGVVPTASPKPSATPVVSPSPTPQVTPTATPVITSSPKPSASPTATPVITPTATPSVTPSVTPSATPVVSPTPTPSLPPVGNNDQCRPDGMVSGVANVPYCLAYDSNGREKLANGLQRRNIGYFANWRAGKDPKQGTYLAHNIPWKQMTHINYAFAHVDSNNTISVNADAADNESTKLTWPNIPEAAMDPAYAYQGHFNQLNKYKKLNPGVKTLVSIGGWAETGGYFGADGKRVASGGFYAMTTNADGTVNTAGINAFADSVAAFVRQYGFDGADIDYEYPTTMENSGNPLDWSFATPRQKGLQAGYRELMRVLRDKLDTAAVADGKYYQLTAAVPASGYLLRGMESYQVTKYLDFVNVMSYDLHGTWNEFVGPNAALFDDGKDGELARWSVYTDAQYGGIGYLNTDWAYRYYRGSMPAGRINVGVPYYTRGWSNVTGGNHGLWGTASTNTCPPGVEAPCGIGAKGIDNIWFDVDEKGSVEDAGSNPMWHAKNLEKGIAGDYLKDWGFTAADIVGKYDRYYDATLVAPWLWNDSKKVFLSTEDEESMRVKADWIIKNGIGGAMNWELAGDYDWDANRTNLNGTKGQYVPGATLTTLLADKFRSATPYGNTRAKTAMPAQVLDITVELTKFGLGDAGNYPIAPTLHIVNNTGLKLPTGAKLTFQYPVSAPATMAGSGLTIVSTEHTGNTIGGYKGDFTTVDVALPAMAAGAVKDIKLDYKLPISGPSNFVITVNGKTFATKQEFPQKAVGAW from the coding sequence ATGCAAACTAAATTTGTCATGCGCACGATTGCGCTCGGCATTTTTGTCGCTGCGGGTTCGGCCCAAGCGGCAAATTGTGCTGCGCCATGGTCAAGTGCTACGGTGTATTCCGCTGGCGGTACTTTGGTGAGCCAAAATGGCCATAATTATTCAAACAAATGGTGGACGCAGGGTGATGATCCGAGCAAGTCTGCAGATTGGGGTGTTTGGGCTGATCAAGGGGTTTGTACCACTGGTACTGTGACCCCTGCACCAACTGCGGTTGCCACTGCTACACCGACGGTTATTCCAAGCTCTGCTCCGACAGTAAAACCGACTACTGCGCCAGCTACGCCAAGCCCGATTCCGAGCGCAAAACCAACCGCTACTCCAGCCGTGACTACTCCTCCAGTAGGCGCATGTGTTATTTGGGCTGAGGGTGCGAGCTATAAAGCGGGTGATGTGGTCAGCTACAATGGCGTGACCTATACCGCTACTAGCGCGCACACGGCTTATGTCGGTGCTGGCTGGACACCTGCTACTACGCCAACTTTGTGGAAAGTAGGCGGTAGCTGTGACGGGGTTGTGCCAACTGCAAGCCCTAAACCAAGCGCTACCCCAGTTGTGTCACCAAGCCCAACTCCACAGGTAACGCCAACCGCTACGCCAGTTATCACCAGCAGCCCTAAACCTAGCGCTTCGCCGACTGCGACGCCTGTGATTACTCCGACAGCGACTCCAAGTGTGACTCCAAGTGTGACTCCAAGCGCAACGCCGGTTGTGTCGCCAACGCCAACACCATCACTGCCACCAGTTGGGAATAATGATCAATGCCGCCCAGATGGGATGGTGAGTGGTGTCGCGAACGTGCCTTATTGCTTGGCCTACGATAGCAATGGCCGCGAAAAACTGGCGAATGGTTTGCAGCGCCGGAATATTGGCTATTTTGCCAACTGGCGCGCAGGGAAAGATCCGAAGCAGGGTACTTATCTGGCCCACAATATTCCGTGGAAACAGATGACGCACATCAACTACGCCTTTGCGCATGTTGATAGCAATAACACCATTTCGGTGAATGCGGATGCGGCGGATAACGAATCGACCAAACTTACTTGGCCCAATATTCCAGAAGCGGCGATGGACCCTGCGTATGCTTACCAAGGCCATTTCAATCAACTTAACAAATATAAAAAACTCAATCCCGGCGTGAAAACACTGGTGTCGATTGGGGGTTGGGCTGAAACTGGCGGCTATTTTGGCGCCGATGGCAAACGCGTCGCATCGGGCGGCTTCTATGCCATGACGACCAATGCGGACGGCACAGTTAATACTGCAGGGATTAACGCATTTGCTGATTCAGTTGCGGCATTTGTTCGTCAATATGGCTTTGATGGCGCGGATATCGATTACGAATATCCAACTACGATGGAAAATTCGGGTAACCCACTCGATTGGTCATTTGCTACTCCACGCCAGAAAGGGCTGCAAGCGGGTTATCGTGAGTTGATGCGCGTGTTGCGTGACAAGCTCGATACAGCGGCTGTGGCCGATGGTAAGTACTACCAATTGACTGCTGCGGTGCCTGCGTCAGGCTATTTGTTGCGCGGCATGGAAAGCTACCAAGTCACCAAATACCTCGACTTCGTGAACGTGATGAGCTACGACTTGCACGGCACATGGAACGAGTTTGTTGGCCCGAACGCTGCGCTGTTTGACGATGGTAAAGACGGCGAATTGGCGCGTTGGAGTGTTTACACTGACGCGCAATACGGTGGTATTGGCTACCTCAATACCGATTGGGCTTACCGATACTACCGTGGGTCTATGCCTGCAGGCCGTATCAACGTTGGCGTTCCGTACTATACCCGTGGCTGGTCGAATGTGACTGGCGGTAATCACGGTCTGTGGGGTACTGCATCGACCAATACTTGCCCACCGGGCGTAGAAGCACCATGCGGCATTGGCGCCAAAGGCATCGACAATATCTGGTTTGATGTCGATGAAAAAGGCAGCGTGGAAGATGCAGGCTCTAACCCAATGTGGCACGCGAAAAACCTTGAGAAAGGCATCGCCGGTGATTACCTGAAAGATTGGGGCTTCACTGCCGCCGATATCGTTGGCAAGTATGATCGCTATTACGATGCAACGCTGGTGGCACCTTGGTTGTGGAATGACAGCAAGAAAGTCTTCCTGTCGACCGAAGATGAAGAATCAATGCGCGTGAAAGCGGATTGGATCATCAAAAACGGTATCGGCGGCGCGATGAACTGGGAGTTGGCTGGCGATTATGATTGGGATGCTAACCGTACCAATCTGAATGGCACTAAAGGCCAGTACGTACCAGGCGCTACGTTGACTACCTTGCTGGCTGATAAATTCCGCAGTGCAACGCCATATGGCAATACGCGTGCGAAAACTGCAATGCCAGCACAAGTGCTTGATATCACGGTTGAGTTGACCAAGTTTGGCTTGGGTGATGCGGGTAACTACCCAATCGCACCGACGCTGCACATCGTCAACAACACCGGGCTGAAATTGCCAACGGGTGCAAAACTGACGTTCCAATACCCAGTTTCAGCGCCAGCCACGATGGCAGGTAGCGGTCTGACTATCGTGTCAACCGAGCACACTGGCAACACCATCGGTGGTTACAAAGGTGACTTCACAACTGTTGATGTAGCCTTGCCAGCAATGGCAGCTGGTGCGGTCAAAGACATCAAGCTCGATTACAAACTGCCAATCTCTGGCCCATCGAACTTTGTGATTACCGTGAATGGTAAAACTTTCGCTACCAAACAAGAATTCCCACAAAAAGCGGTGGGTGCTTGGTAA
- a CDS encoding M48 metallopeptidase family protein: protein MQQLKYIAHYPAPLIEQVQALIAKNQLAPMLAKKYPNRHQIQTDKALYDYVSELKSEFFRNAAAISKVGFDSKISVINHALGLHTQIARVQGGKLKSKNEIRIATLFKNTPPEFLKMIVVHELAHLKEKDHNKAFYQLCQHMEPNYLQYEFDLRLHLTVQDLGLANN, encoded by the coding sequence ATGCAGCAACTCAAATATATTGCCCACTACCCAGCCCCGCTCATTGAACAAGTGCAGGCCTTGATCGCCAAAAATCAATTAGCCCCGATGCTGGCCAAGAAATACCCCAACCGGCATCAAATACAAACCGATAAAGCCTTATATGACTATGTGAGCGAATTAAAATCCGAGTTTTTCCGCAATGCGGCGGCAATTTCCAAGGTGGGTTTTGATAGCAAGATCAGCGTGATTAATCACGCGCTGGGGCTACACACGCAAATTGCGCGGGTACAAGGGGGCAAGCTGAAAAGTAAAAATGAAATCCGCATTGCGACGCTATTTAAAAATACGCCACCCGAATTTTTAAAAATGATTGTTGTGCACGAGCTGGCACACTTAAAAGAAAAAGACCATAACAAGGCCTTTTACCAACTGTGCCAGCATATGGAACCCAATTATCTACAATATGAATTCGATCTGCGGCTGCACCTAACGGTACAAGATCTGGGCCTCGCAAATAACTAA
- a CDS encoding ribonuclease E inhibitor RraB yields the protein MMITLDQLEELFASIRDNTDWDLSAPLLWGYFFTADQDEQLTDVIPLLEAQGYAFVDLFIPQLEAGKQEYFVLHMEKAEVHTTASLFARNAELVDFAAQHGLRSYDGMDVGPLA from the coding sequence ATGATGATCACCCTAGACCAACTCGAAGAATTGTTCGCCAGCATCCGTGACAACACCGACTGGGATTTATCCGCGCCGCTGTTGTGGGGCTATTTTTTTACTGCTGATCAAGATGAGCAGCTGACCGATGTCATTCCGCTACTCGAAGCGCAGGGTTATGCCTTTGTGGATTTGTTTATTCCGCAGCTCGAGGCGGGCAAGCAGGAGTATTTTGTGTTGCATATGGAAAAAGCCGAGGTGCATACCACAGCATCACTGTTCGCGCGCAATGCCGAGCTGGTCGACTTCGCTGCGCAGCACGGTTTGCGCAGTTATGATGGGATGGATGTTGGCCCGCTAGCGTGA
- the pbpC gene encoding penicillin-binding protein 1C translates to MKLSLWPLVAALVVAPVWANPSFKEVKAAWRSSDVLLLDRQGAPLQRVRVDMKTRKLDWVALPDISPAMRQALLISEDKRFYQHSGVDWSGVAAAAWGNVWNTKTRGASTITMQLAGLLDDDLKASNSGRSVWQKVGQSWSATWLEKEWSKAEILEAYLNKVSFRGEIVGLSALSHTLFGKTPAGLNLTEAAIATALIRGPNASVDRVASRACKIVQDLGRQASCSSIKVDTEIAISRSKAPNPLAENEAPHFARKLIAQNKISAGSTVKTTLSLPLQQYANAMLRRHLAALAKRNVQDGAVIVLDNRSGDILAWIGSSGAATSNAADVDGVTALRQAGSTLKPFLYQLAFEQKYLTAASLLDDSPLDLQTAGGLYAPQNYAKDFKGLVSVRTALGSSLNVPAVRAIEMVGPNALRDRLFALGMKSLEQDGDYYGASLALGAADVRLIELTNAYRTLANGGAWSAPRWTLVEPAVKPKPLLDPASSFIVADILSDRSARARTFGLESALSTRYWSAVKTGTSKDMRDNWTIGFSRFVTVGVWVGNASGEPMWDVSGMHGAAPVWQAVLSRAQQSAPASRAPSPPQGVTSRDLKYQNQIEASRKEWFLAGTERELIVAETQPEQNQAPGIIAPLDGSIFALDPDVPPNNQRLVFRARGVANAQWWLDGKQIGRGNQTKWFPWPGRYQLELRDAQGKVVQKVGFEVRGAVVK, encoded by the coding sequence ATGAAGTTATCTCTGTGGCCACTTGTGGCGGCACTCGTCGTTGCGCCAGTCTGGGCCAACCCCAGTTTTAAAGAAGTGAAAGCCGCTTGGCGCTCGTCTGACGTGCTCTTGCTCGACCGTCAAGGCGCGCCATTGCAGCGAGTTCGCGTTGATATGAAAACGCGCAAGCTCGATTGGGTGGCCTTGCCCGATATTTCGCCCGCGATGCGCCAAGCCTTGTTGATATCCGAAGATAAACGCTTTTACCAGCACAGCGGTGTTGATTGGTCGGGCGTCGCGGCCGCCGCGTGGGGCAATGTATGGAATACCAAAACGCGTGGCGCATCGACCATTACGATGCAGCTGGCTGGTTTACTCGATGATGATCTGAAAGCGAGTAATAGCGGCCGCTCGGTTTGGCAAAAAGTTGGGCAGTCGTGGTCGGCAACTTGGCTGGAAAAGGAGTGGAGCAAGGCTGAAATCCTTGAGGCCTATTTAAATAAGGTCAGCTTTCGCGGTGAGATTGTCGGCCTTTCCGCACTCTCACATACGCTATTTGGCAAAACGCCAGCGGGTTTGAATTTAACCGAAGCGGCGATTGCCACCGCCTTGATTCGCGGGCCAAACGCCAGCGTTGATCGCGTTGCCAGCCGCGCGTGCAAAATTGTGCAGGATTTGGGGCGGCAGGCATCGTGTTCGAGTATCAAAGTCGATACCGAAATCGCCATCTCGCGCAGCAAAGCACCGAACCCGTTGGCGGAAAACGAAGCGCCGCATTTTGCGCGCAAACTGATTGCGCAAAATAAAATCAGCGCTGGTAGCACAGTTAAAACCACTCTGTCTTTGCCGCTGCAGCAGTACGCCAATGCGATGTTACGCCGTCACTTGGCGGCACTGGCTAAACGCAATGTGCAAGACGGAGCGGTCATCGTGCTTGATAACCGCAGTGGTGATATTCTGGCGTGGATTGGCTCGTCAGGCGCTGCTACGTCGAACGCGGCGGATGTTGATGGTGTAACAGCGCTACGCCAAGCGGGCTCCACCTTAAAGCCATTTTTGTACCAATTGGCGTTCGAGCAAAAATACCTGACCGCCGCGTCTTTACTCGACGATAGCCCGTTGGATTTACAAACCGCAGGCGGGCTATACGCGCCACAAAATTACGCCAAAGACTTTAAAGGGCTGGTATCGGTGCGTACCGCGCTGGGCTCATCGCTGAATGTGCCTGCGGTACGGGCGATAGAAATGGTCGGCCCGAATGCGCTGCGCGATCGGCTGTTTGCACTGGGGATGAAAAGTCTGGAGCAAGATGGCGATTACTACGGCGCGAGTCTGGCGCTCGGTGCGGCGGATGTACGACTTATTGAGCTGACCAACGCCTACCGCACGCTCGCCAATGGCGGGGCTTGGTCGGCGCCGCGTTGGACTCTCGTTGAGCCTGCAGTGAAACCCAAACCGCTACTTGATCCGGCCAGCAGCTTTATCGTCGCCGATATTCTGTCAGACCGCAGCGCGCGCGCGCGAACGTTCGGGCTGGAAAGTGCGCTATCAACGCGCTATTGGAGCGCGGTGAAAACCGGTACCAGCAAAGACATGCGGGACAACTGGACTATCGGTTTCTCGCGTTTTGTTACCGTCGGCGTTTGGGTCGGCAACGCTAGCGGCGAGCCGATGTGGGATGTCTCAGGCATGCACGGCGCTGCGCCGGTATGGCAAGCGGTACTCAGCCGCGCGCAGCAATCGGCGCCAGCCTCACGAGCGCCCAGCCCACCGCAGGGAGTGACTAGCCGCGACCTTAAGTATCAAAACCAGATTGAAGCCAGCCGCAAAGAATGGTTTCTGGCTGGCACCGAGCGCGAGCTGATCGTCGCCGAAACACAGCCAGAACAAAACCAAGCGCCGGGCATCATTGCGCCGCTCGACGGTAGCATCTTCGCGCTCGACCCCGACGTGCCGCCCAATAACCAGCGCTTGGTATTCCGCGCCCGTGGCGTAGCGAATGCGCAATGGTGGCTAGACGGCAAACAAATCGGCCGCGGCAACCAGACCAAATGGTTCCCATGGCCGGGGCGATACCAGCTTGAACTGCGCGATGCGCAGGGGAAGGTGGTACAGAAGGTGGGGTTTGAGGTGCGCGGGGCAGTAGTTAAGTAA